From one Lolium rigidum isolate FL_2022 chromosome 4, APGP_CSIRO_Lrig_0.1, whole genome shotgun sequence genomic stretch:
- the LOC124705948 gene encoding endonuclease MutS2-like isoform X2 — MLRLSANPSPLSPSASLVRPRRLLRLRALAVAASASASPSARSLRLLEWGKVCRAVASFAGTAHGREATEKQLWGVEDVRYERSRRLLRETEAAVRLLGTSGGSLDFSGLDTIAVESAINRVSGGSVIKGQEAMAVVSLMLLVESLQGTIKAAMKQGEDSRDLLMPLTETSPELRRYRDQVQVLESRLCQLMDKLIRNADNEASLSEVSSVNGRCCIKMTGNKSSNFDGLLLSSGSDAGSMIEPIVAIPLNDELQGARALVARAELDALSKLTDKILLELDNIQILMQETITLDKVTARAKYSIAYDGTLPDLYLPNFEHGPIDTAKDGPVSTTSSAQLPKRSWKLFIPNAYHPLLLQQHQENLRRTKKDVASATSEIRRRRIYGQDIAEEDQLAADLDFMKIRVSELERNHPIPVDFMIAEETTVLVITGPNTGGKTISLKTVGLAALMAKIGLYILASEPVKIPWFDAVYADIGDEQSLTQSLSTFSGHLKQIGAIRAQSTSQSLVLLDEVGAGTNPLEGAALGMSLLESFAEAGSFLTLATTHHGELKTLKYSNDSFENACVEFDEENLKPTFRILWGIPGRSNAINIAERLGLSLDIVESARQLLGTAGAEINALIMDMEKFKQDYHEQLQQAQHYLMQSKELHNNLEVAQKNIVDHTTAQRKRKSRVVSEYAVMARSIIHKKFQLFRESAIAQRVLEEEKAAEKAKLERVKGPEPSSTSSLKKTQITNSSMATKASDNIIDEDGGIPEVGDLVYVPKLKNQATVVKIDPAKNEVQVQAGMMKLKLKLKDVKIQKQRTAR, encoded by the exons ATGCTTCGCCTCTCCGCCAATCCCTCCCCCCTCTCCCCGTCAGCCTCCCTCGTCCGCCCGCGCCGCCTGCTCCGCCTCCGCGCCCTCGCGGTCGCCGCCTCAGCCTCAGCATCGCCCTCCGCCCGCAGCCTCCGCCTCCTCGAATGGGGCAAGGTCTGCCGTGCCGTCGCCTCGTTTGCCGGCACGGCGCACGGACGAGAAGCCACCGAG AAGCAGCTGTGGGGCGTGGAGGACGTGAGGTACGAGCGTAGTCGGAGGCTGCTTCGGGAGACCGAGGCGGCCGTGCGGCTGCTTGGCACCTCTGGTGGGTCGCTGGATTTCTCCGGGCTGGATACCATCGCG GTAGAGTCTGCAATAAATCGTGTCTCGGGTGGTTCGGTGATCAAAGGCCAGGAAGCGATGGCAGTGGTTAGCTTGATGCTGCTTGTTGAGTCCTTGCAAGGAACTATTAAAGCTGCTATGAAGCAAGGCGAAGACTCACGTGATCTATTAATGCCCCTTACAGAAACA aGTCCTGAACTAAGACGATATCGAGATCAAGTTCAAGTCCTAGAGAGCAGG TTATGTCAGCTTATGGATAAGTTGATACGGAATGCTGACAATGAAGCTTCTTTATCG GAAGTAAGCAGTGTAAATGGAAGATGCTGCATTAAAATGACTGGGAATAAGTCTTCAAATTTTGATGGATTACTACTCTCCAG TGGTTCAGATGCTGGAAGTATGATAGAACCAATTGTTGCTATTCCACTAAATGATGAGCTGCAGGGTGCCAGAGCTCTAGTGGCCAGAGCTGAACTTGATGCTTTATCGAAACTGACTGACAAG ATTCTTCTCGAGCTTGATAATATTCAGATTTTGATGCAGGAAACTATTACACTCGATAAG GTCACAGCTCGTGCAAAATACAGTATAGCATATGATGGTACACTTCCTGACCTGTATTTGCCGAACTTTGAGCATGGGCCTATCGATACTGCTAAAGATGGGCCTGTCAGTACAACTTCCTCAGCTCAACTCCCTAAGAGGTCATGGAAACTGTTTATTCCAAATGCATACCACCCATTATTGCTCCAGCAGCACCAGGAAAATCTGCGCCGTACCAAAAAGGATGTTGCAAGTGCCACATCA GAGATTCGGAGGCGGAGGATATATGGACAAGATATTGCAGAGGAAGATCAACTAGCAGCAGACCTTGATTTCATGAAGATTAGG GTTTCTGAGCTGGAGAGGAACCATCCGATCCCAGTAGATTTTATGATTGCTGAAGAGACTACCGTTTTGGTCATAACTGGCCCAAATACAGGGGGAAAAACAATCAGCTTGAAGACGGTTGGGCTGGCAGCGTTAATGGCTAAGATAG GTCTATACATTCTAGCTTCTGAACCAGTTAAAATTCCATGGTTTGATGCTGTTTATGCTGACATTGGAGATGAGCAATCTTTGACCCAATCACTCTCAACATTTTCTGGGCATCTGAAGCAGATTGGG GCCATTCGTGCTCAGTCAACTTCACAATCGTTGGTCCTTTTGGATGAG GTTGGTGCTGGGACAAATCCACTTGAAGGGGCTGCTTTGGGGATGTCTCTCTTGGAGTCTTTTGCTGAAGCTGGTTCCTTTCTAACTCTAGCTACAACTCATCATGGAGAACTTAAAACACTAAAATACAG CAATGATTCATTTGAGAATGCATGTGTGGAATTTGATGAAGAGAATCTAAAGCCTACATTCAGGATACTTTGGGGAATACCAG GACGTTCAAATGCAATCAACATTGCTGAAAGACTAGGTTTATCCTTGGATATAGTAGAAAGTGCTCGGCAGTTACTTGGAACAGCTGGTGCAGAGATAAATGCG TTGATTATGGACATGGAAAAATTCAAGCAAGACTACCATGAACAGCTTCAGCAGGCACAACATTATCTTAT GCAGTCCAAGGAGCTTCATAATAACTTGGAAGTGGCACAGAAAAACATTGTAGATCATACTACTGCTCAGAGAAAAAGAAAGTCAAGAGTAGTTTCAGAGTATGCTGTTATGGCTCGTTCAATCATTCACAAGAAGTTTCAGCTGTTCAGAGAATCTGCAATAGCTCAAAGAGTGCTAGAAGAAGAGAAGGCTGCGGAGAAGGCCAAACTTGAGAGAGTGAAGGGCCCAGAACCGTCAAGCACTTCTTCCCTTAAAAAGACGCAAATTACAAATAGCAGCATGGCCACTAAAGCTAGTGATAATATAATAG ATGAAGATGGTGGGATTCCAGAAGTTGGAGATTTAGTTTACGTTCCTAAACTCAAGAATCAAGCTACTGTAGTCAAAATAGATCCGGCCAAGAatgaagtccaagtccaagctggcatGATGAAGCTAAAACTAAAGTTGAAAGATGTCAAGATCCAGAAGCAGAGAACAGCCAGATAA
- the LOC124705948 gene encoding endonuclease MutS2-like isoform X1, with the protein MAVVSLMLLVESLQGTIKAAMKQGEDSRDLLMPLTETILDAVVSKSLVKSIQDIIDDDGSVKDTASPELRRYRDQVQVLESRLCQLMDKLIRNADNEASLSEVSSVNGRCCIKMTGNKSSNFDGLLLSSGSDAGSMIEPIVAIPLNDELQGARALVARAELDALSKLTDKILLELDNIQILMQETITLDKVTARAKYSIAYDGTLPDLYLPNFEHGPIDTAKDGPVSTTSSAQLPKRSWKLFIPNAYHPLLLQQHQENLRRTKKDVASATSEIRRRRIYGQDIAEEDQLAADLDFMKIRVSELERNHPIPVDFMIAEETTVLVITGPNTGGKTISLKTVGLAALMAKIGLYILASEPVKIPWFDAVYADIGDEQSLTQSLSTFSGHLKQIGAIRAQSTSQSLVLLDEVGAGTNPLEGAALGMSLLESFAEAGSFLTLATTHHGELKTLKYSNDSFENACVEFDEENLKPTFRILWGIPGRSNAINIAERLGLSLDIVESARQLLGTAGAEINALIMDMEKFKQDYHEQLQQAQHYLMQSKELHNNLEVAQKNIVDHTTAQRKRKSRVVSEYAVMARSIIHKKFQLFRESAIAQRVLEEEKAAEKAKLERVKGPEPSSTSSLKKTQITNSSMATKASDNIIDEDGGIPEVGDLVYVPKLKNQATVVKIDPAKNEVQVQAGMMKLKLKLKDVKIQKQRTAR; encoded by the exons ATGGCAGTGGTTAGCTTGATGCTGCTTGTTGAGTCCTTGCAAGGAACTATTAAAGCTGCTATGAAGCAAGGCGAAGACTCACGTGATCTATTAATGCCCCTTACAGAAACA ATTCTAGATGCTGTTGTCAGTAAGTCACTAGTGAAGTCTATACAGGATATCATTGATGATGATGGCTCCGTGAAAGACACTGCA aGTCCTGAACTAAGACGATATCGAGATCAAGTTCAAGTCCTAGAGAGCAGG TTATGTCAGCTTATGGATAAGTTGATACGGAATGCTGACAATGAAGCTTCTTTATCG GAAGTAAGCAGTGTAAATGGAAGATGCTGCATTAAAATGACTGGGAATAAGTCTTCAAATTTTGATGGATTACTACTCTCCAG TGGTTCAGATGCTGGAAGTATGATAGAACCAATTGTTGCTATTCCACTAAATGATGAGCTGCAGGGTGCCAGAGCTCTAGTGGCCAGAGCTGAACTTGATGCTTTATCGAAACTGACTGACAAG ATTCTTCTCGAGCTTGATAATATTCAGATTTTGATGCAGGAAACTATTACACTCGATAAG GTCACAGCTCGTGCAAAATACAGTATAGCATATGATGGTACACTTCCTGACCTGTATTTGCCGAACTTTGAGCATGGGCCTATCGATACTGCTAAAGATGGGCCTGTCAGTACAACTTCCTCAGCTCAACTCCCTAAGAGGTCATGGAAACTGTTTATTCCAAATGCATACCACCCATTATTGCTCCAGCAGCACCAGGAAAATCTGCGCCGTACCAAAAAGGATGTTGCAAGTGCCACATCA GAGATTCGGAGGCGGAGGATATATGGACAAGATATTGCAGAGGAAGATCAACTAGCAGCAGACCTTGATTTCATGAAGATTAGG GTTTCTGAGCTGGAGAGGAACCATCCGATCCCAGTAGATTTTATGATTGCTGAAGAGACTACCGTTTTGGTCATAACTGGCCCAAATACAGGGGGAAAAACAATCAGCTTGAAGACGGTTGGGCTGGCAGCGTTAATGGCTAAGATAG GTCTATACATTCTAGCTTCTGAACCAGTTAAAATTCCATGGTTTGATGCTGTTTATGCTGACATTGGAGATGAGCAATCTTTGACCCAATCACTCTCAACATTTTCTGGGCATCTGAAGCAGATTGGG GCCATTCGTGCTCAGTCAACTTCACAATCGTTGGTCCTTTTGGATGAG GTTGGTGCTGGGACAAATCCACTTGAAGGGGCTGCTTTGGGGATGTCTCTCTTGGAGTCTTTTGCTGAAGCTGGTTCCTTTCTAACTCTAGCTACAACTCATCATGGAGAACTTAAAACACTAAAATACAG CAATGATTCATTTGAGAATGCATGTGTGGAATTTGATGAAGAGAATCTAAAGCCTACATTCAGGATACTTTGGGGAATACCAG GACGTTCAAATGCAATCAACATTGCTGAAAGACTAGGTTTATCCTTGGATATAGTAGAAAGTGCTCGGCAGTTACTTGGAACAGCTGGTGCAGAGATAAATGCG TTGATTATGGACATGGAAAAATTCAAGCAAGACTACCATGAACAGCTTCAGCAGGCACAACATTATCTTAT GCAGTCCAAGGAGCTTCATAATAACTTGGAAGTGGCACAGAAAAACATTGTAGATCATACTACTGCTCAGAGAAAAAGAAAGTCAAGAGTAGTTTCAGAGTATGCTGTTATGGCTCGTTCAATCATTCACAAGAAGTTTCAGCTGTTCAGAGAATCTGCAATAGCTCAAAGAGTGCTAGAAGAAGAGAAGGCTGCGGAGAAGGCCAAACTTGAGAGAGTGAAGGGCCCAGAACCGTCAAGCACTTCTTCCCTTAAAAAGACGCAAATTACAAATAGCAGCATGGCCACTAAAGCTAGTGATAATATAATAG ATGAAGATGGTGGGATTCCAGAAGTTGGAGATTTAGTTTACGTTCCTAAACTCAAGAATCAAGCTACTGTAGTCAAAATAGATCCGGCCAAGAatgaagtccaagtccaagctggcatGATGAAGCTAAAACTAAAGTTGAAAGATGTCAAGATCCAGAAGCAGAGAACAGCCAGATAA